One Veillonellales bacterium genomic region harbors:
- a CDS encoding LysR family transcriptional regulator, whose protein sequence is MDLRQLKYFLTVVEEGLITKAAKRLNMTQPPLSQQLILLEKELGTQLFDRGKPRIQLTETGNILQRRAVQIMELIKTTVNELQEATDGISGRLTIGTITSSGGSLLPTHIQEFHKHYPKVTFLLHQGETMKILELLKVGIIEIGFVRFPFDCELYDYLVLPKESMVAAANSNILHPQTEPIQLCRLMDQPLLVHQRHVSMVTEHCRENGFEPTILCASDDITPLLIWANLGIGIAIVPESATNLFSGSSLGFYKITPDSIKTTSAIIWSKNRPLSGAASHFIALFK, encoded by the coding sequence ATGGATCTACGCCAGCTCAAATATTTTTTGACAGTCGTCGAAGAAGGTCTAATAACGAAGGCAGCAAAACGGTTGAACATGACTCAACCACCGCTCAGTCAGCAGCTTATACTATTAGAAAAAGAATTAGGCACTCAATTATTTGATAGAGGCAAACCACGCATCCAGTTAACAGAAACAGGAAACATCTTGCAGCGTCGAGCTGTGCAAATAATGGAATTAATAAAAACAACGGTAAATGAATTACAGGAAGCTACAGACGGCATCAGCGGCAGATTAACAATCGGAACCATCACCTCATCCGGCGGATCTCTTTTACCAACTCATATTCAAGAATTTCATAAGCATTATCCTAAAGTGACCTTTCTCTTACATCAAGGAGAAACCATGAAAATCTTGGAATTGCTAAAAGTCGGTATTATCGAGATTGGCTTTGTTCGCTTTCCATTTGACTGCGAACTGTATGATTATCTTGTTTTACCGAAAGAATCAATGGTTGCTGCGGCAAATAGCAATATACTACACCCTCAAACTGAACCTATACAATTGTGTCGATTAATGGATCAGCCTTTATTAGTACACCAGCGGCATGTATCCATGGTTACAGAACACTGTCGTGAAAATGGATTCGAGCCAACAATCCTTTGCGCTAGCGATGATATTACCCCCCTGCTGATTTGGGCCAATTTAGGAATCGGCATAGCAATCGTTCCTGAATCAGCAACCAATCTATTTAGCGGCTCTTCTTTAGGTTTTTATAAAATAACACCGGATTCCATCAAAACAACAAGCGCAATCATCTGGTCAAAAAATCGCCCGCTTTCCGGTGCTGCATCCCATTTTATCGCATTATTTAAATAA
- a CDS encoding sodium:solute symporter family protein, whose amino-acid sequence MELSFGHLASLLITIMVVIGGGIYSSRTIKSAEGYSLGGRSSGAALVAGGIAGTVIGGGATVGTAQMAYSMGLSAWWFTLGSGIGFIIMGIFYARPLRNTCLETIPQYLVLNYGKTAGPLASIISSIGILLSAVASCLPGIQILAAIFNIQPWPAAFILIILVNAYVFFGGIKGAGVSGILKMIIIWITLLIAGVTAFFALRDMPDFPMAFPDFPWFSLFGQGVGAGLGNLFSLIVGIICTQTYIQAVFSASDSRTAAAGAFAAAVVVIPVGLPSIAIGMFMHAAHPEILPILVLPSYLLQYQPAWLGGIGLGGILLSIIGSIGGLALGIGTMISKDICAELLQIKTSKTLLWINRFTILVVMIIASLIALLNLDSQVLFWNYMSMALRGGGVFLPLSIAIFTPGRLTKKWAVASMILSTAASIAAATVFHLPIDPLFIGITVSAAVIMLGLILGNINQKNLIVLESTHRKSL is encoded by the coding sequence GTGGAACTGAGTTTTGGACATCTGGCAAGTTTGCTTATAACGATAATGGTAGTGATTGGGGGCGGCATCTATTCGTCACGAACGATAAAGTCGGCTGAAGGATACAGCTTGGGAGGACGCTCGTCAGGAGCAGCCCTCGTTGCAGGTGGCATTGCCGGAACGGTGATAGGTGGAGGGGCCACTGTGGGAACTGCCCAAATGGCATATTCCATGGGGCTTTCTGCTTGGTGGTTTACCTTGGGGTCAGGTATAGGCTTTATCATTATGGGAATTTTTTATGCTCGTCCGCTTCGTAATACCTGCTTAGAAACAATTCCGCAGTATCTTGTTCTCAACTACGGGAAAACGGCAGGACCGCTTGCTAGCATAATTTCGTCCATTGGCATTCTGCTTAGCGCAGTGGCAAGCTGCTTACCGGGGATACAGATTCTCGCAGCAATATTCAACATTCAGCCTTGGCCCGCAGCATTTATTCTGATTATACTTGTTAACGCTTATGTTTTTTTTGGTGGTATAAAGGGTGCCGGTGTATCCGGAATATTAAAGATGATCATTATTTGGATTACCTTATTGATAGCTGGAGTAACCGCATTTTTTGCTTTGCGGGATATGCCGGATTTTCCGATGGCTTTTCCCGATTTTCCCTGGTTTAGCCTCTTCGGTCAGGGCGTTGGGGCAGGTTTAGGCAATCTTTTTTCACTGATTGTCGGTATTATCTGCACACAAACGTATATTCAAGCTGTTTTTTCAGCGTCTGATTCTCGTACTGCCGCAGCGGGAGCTTTTGCCGCCGCAGTTGTTGTGATACCGGTAGGTCTGCCGTCAATCGCAATTGGGATGTTTATGCATGCCGCCCATCCGGAAATTCTACCCATTTTAGTTTTACCAAGTTATTTGCTGCAATATCAGCCGGCTTGGCTCGGGGGAATTGGCTTAGGGGGGATATTGCTGTCCATAATTGGCTCCATTGGCGGTCTGGCTTTAGGCATTGGCACTATGATCTCCAAGGACATCTGCGCTGAATTGCTGCAGATCAAAACAAGTAAAACTCTACTTTGGATTAATCGTTTTACCATACTGGTCGTAATGATCATAGCTTCCTTGATTGCTCTTTTGAATTTAGACTCCCAGGTTTTGTTTTGGAATTATATGTCCATGGCTTTGCGTGGCGGAGGAGTTTTCCTGCCGCTTAGCATAGCGATATTTACGCCGGGGAGATTAACGAAAAAGTGGGCCGTAGCTTCCATGATTTTAAGTACCGCGGCTTCGATTGCTGCTGCTACGGTATTTCATTTACCGATAGATCCCTTGTTTATTGGAATTACGGTCAGTGCAGCAGTTATAATGCTAGGGTTGATATTGGGAAATATAAATCAAAAGAACTTGATTGTTTTGGAGAGCACACATAGAAAGTCACTTTAA